A stretch of DNA from Promicromonospora sukumoe:
ACATGAGGTCGCCCGGCTGGGCCTCCGACGCCGACACCTGCGTGCCGTAGCCGGCCTGCGCCGAGGACGAGTGCGGCAGCGAGATGCCGAGCTGGCCGAAGACGTACGAAGTAAAGCCCGAGCAGTCGAAACCGCTCGGGCTGCCGCCACCGGAGACGTACGGGACGCCGATGTACCGGCTGGCGATGGAGATCACGGAGTTGCCGATCGCGGACGCCGGGACGTCGACGGACGCGGAAGCAGTCGAGACCGTGGCGGCCGCAGCATCGGCGGCCTCGGCTGCCTCGGCGGCTGCTGCCTCAGCGGCCTCCTTGGCGGCGATCTCGGCCTGGTAGTCCTCGTTGTCGGCGGCGGAGACCACCGAGACGGCGGACTTCTCGACGCTCAGCTCGGCGTCGGGCGCGACGGTCACGACGGGGGCGTTGGACAGGGACTCACGGGCCTGCGACGTCAGCGCGTTCAGGTCCACGGAGTTCATCTTCGCGGGGCCGGTCTCCATCGGAGCGGCCTGCGCTGCCATCGCGCCACCGAACGTCGAGACCAGGAGCGCGCCACCCGCGGCGGCGACCGCGGTACGGCGACCCACGGCGGCGTTCTGGGCGAGCTCGGTCAGCGGGGTCACGGGGCGGCGCGCAGCACGATGGCGTGCGCGGGTGGTACGTGCGGTCACGTAGTACCTCTCCTTGTACGCCTTCGAGGTCAGCTGTCGGGTTCGGGTGGGAGAAATCACCCGGCCGTGCGCTCCACCAAAAATGGATTGCCCGGCTTCACCCCGAGGACGCACCCTGGCGCCCAATGGTGGGTCCCCCGCCTCTGTCATGCGGTCGTCTTGGGGCCCCGGCCGGTGACAGAGTTCGGCGTCCGTCCGGAGACTCCCTCGGAATAAACTCCGCGGGAGCGGTCCGAACGTACCCGACGTCACCCCCGATGTCACGTTCCGGCAACGAATGTCATGGCGTGTCGGACGTGCGGCTAGACCTTTCCGACAAACTGGCCCGTTTCGGGCACCTGCAACCGGTCTCAGGCGGGCATTTCAGGCGTATGTCTCAGGCGGTCGCGACGAACAGGTGCCGCGCCAGGTCCTCGCCCAGCTCGAGCGCGGTCCCGGCGCCGTCGACCGTGACCGTGTAGGTCCCGTCGCTGAGCTCGGCCGTGATCCGCGAGCCGGGCACGAGGCCGGCGTCGGACAGCCGGGCCAGCAGCTCGACGTCCGTCTGCAGCGGCTCCGCGATGCGGGTGAGCGACGCCGCGAGCGGCTCGCCCTTGACGCCCTTCTTCGCCGCCGCCTCGAAGGCGGAGGGCAGCGAGATGACGCCGGCCAGGAACGGCACGTCCGTGTAGGCCTCGCCGAGCTCCGACAGGCCGGGGATCGGGTTGCCGTACGGGTCGTGGTGCGGGTGGTCGAGCAGGCCCACGAGACGCTTCTCCACGAGATCGCTCATGACGTGCTCCCAGCGGCAGGCCTCGACGTGCACGTGCTCCCAGTCGAGCTTGATCACGTCGGTCAGCAGGCGCTCCGCGAGGCGGTGCTTGCGCATCACGCGCATCGCCTTCT
This window harbors:
- a CDS encoding C40 family peptidase, with the translated sequence MTARTTRARHRAARRPVTPLTELAQNAAVGRRTAVAAAGGALLVSTFGGAMAAQAAPMETGPAKMNSVDLNALTSQARESLSNAPVVTVAPDAELSVEKSAVSVVSAADNEDYQAEIAAKEAAEAAAAEAAEAADAAAATVSTASASVDVPASAIGNSVISIASRYIGVPYVSGGGSPSGFDCSGFTSYVFGQLGISLPHSSSAQAGYGTQVSASEAQPGDLMWTPGHVSIYAGGNTMIDASKPGTVVDFRTIWQSNPTFIRLG
- a CDS encoding metal-dependent transcriptional regulator, with the translated sequence MTDLIDTTEMYLKTIYELDEEGITPLRARIAERLGHSGPTVSQTVARMERDGLVIVTGDRHLELTELGHEKAMRVMRKHRLAERLLTDVIKLDWEHVHVEACRWEHVMSDLVEKRLVGLLDHPHHDPYGNPIPGLSELGEAYTDVPFLAGVISLPSAFEAAAKKGVKGEPLAASLTRIAEPLQTDVELLARLSDAGLVPGSRITAELSDGTYTVTVDGAGTALELGEDLARHLFVATA